In the genome of Impatiens glandulifera chromosome 6, dImpGla2.1, whole genome shotgun sequence, the window TTCGACTTCGAGAGAGACGACACTGAGTTTTCATTATATGTCGTCATTCTGCACTAGAAGGATATGCAAAACGTCTACATTGTCAACATCAAGAAACCGATCTTCATTTTGGTTCGTATTTCACTCGCGTTTCAAATTTTCTGAGTTATAGTACATTTTATTCGATCAACActactaatttaattttcaaattgtaGCCACTGGATTTTGCATGGATACAATTAGATGCATTGTCAATTTTGTCAGTTATGTGAGACTTGGCTGGTTAACAAGCTATTCAGACAAATCTCTACTTTTTGAGAAGCCGTTGAACCGAGACTAAATCATAGGATAGAGACCTTTAAATAGAAGGACAGAGGTACTCCAAAATGAAATGAAGGTTGTGCCTTCTAACGGATCATCCTAACATGTGTGTCATAATtgtaaatgtaaaatttaaataaagaaaatcctttttttttctttatcaaatatatatatatatatatatatatatatattgttaaaaattaatttgtttgactATTCGTTCACCTTCATAATCACCTCCCAATTCTGGAGATCTTGTCTTTATGGTAGTGTTGTGGGTGGTTTTCAAACTaactttatataaatttcaacTACCCATCAATGAAtctacattaatatttaatgattctcaacataacttaatttattattcaaaggtacttatctttttttttttatctgtatTAATATTctatcttattattaaatatatttaaatttaattacttatatttcatatatttatttattaattttatataatatgttataataaattttatcatccctcaatatttttataaaatatttatttaacaaataatttataaactatttttgttaattattttcaaaactacTTAGTATATTATTCAAACATAGTcaccttattattattattttattattatatattttaatattttttaatttataacttattattaaataaatttcaaatttaatttcttatatatttatatactaaattattattttatataataatattatagttataactttaattatatttaatttatatttttttattttaatatttgtaaaattttaaatatgtaatttaaattttcaaatgttatattaagttatattcatattataaaattaataactttgtgaaatctaaaatgaaaaagtgtcaaaaatttattcgaattaaaatcaataacttTTACTTAtcataaaataagataattataataatttttattcatgattaaattattatattataattaataaaatattttaaattagttatatattaattaaatgtttataaaaacattaagtgataataatatttattattatactattagTATAGCAGGATCgtcaataattttaaagtaggattattataataattttattataattattaattaatgaatttcaaattaattatgtattaagtaaatatttttttaaatattaagttaacatttattatattataatatattatataaaaataataataattaaaatatatatattactatataataatataaaaattaaatttaaaatatatttaataataagatataatattaataaaaatatacaaataaataatttaaataaagtagaTTAATTTGAATCATTATTTTAAGAACTAGGTATATTAGTTTGAATCATTATTTTAAGAACTAATGAACCAAGTAGATTAGTTTGAAATATTCAGAATTTGGTTAGAATAGAAAGAGTTATACCTTACGAGTTATATTTGGTAAATTTCCCGTCCgaaaagataaaaacaaaaaaaaatttaaaaaaaaaaaataattttaaaatttgtattgaaGGCGtgaaatacttaataaataaagaaataatattataataaaaaaatatattcattaacttgtttatattattttttacttttacttttatttttcaggTGGAAAtagagatataattttttatatttcataaattaactcttataattaatttattaatttttaaataattttaaaaaataaaaatatataaatattcataacataaatataatcttttaattattttttaggtttTGGCCAACCAActatctcattccatatttatccatTAATCTCATTTTATAGTAGGTATCAACATTTTTGAGTTACTAAATCCTAAAATTACACTAATAATACAGATGATtatattatgaatttgaaatatatcaAGAACTCATGTATGGATTCTTGACACTAGGGAAAATTGCCATATTtgttgttaaataaataaaatgtctaatgttattaaagaaaaaaatctttatCTATTTTTGTTTGATGGTACAAAGGAAGGGAGTGAATTATATTAGAAATTTGAAGTTAAACATACATATAGAATCAAGAGATGTTATGTTTATATATAGAAGATTTTCAATCTAACTTAATTTCAATATCTAGACTTGTGAAGGATACGAGATTTGTGAATTTGTTAGTGTGTTTTGCAAATTACATGACCTTAAATCAAAGAAGGTTATTTATGTTGATTCATTTCAGAAAAACTTATATATTCAAGatattaataattctatttcctattacaattttaatatttctagaTCAACTACAACTTTgtgaaatgaatatttgaatttgcATAAAAATTTGGAAATCCTTCTAATGAGTTGCTTAAGATATTGTGTCCGAATGTCAAAACTAATAACTTTCCATGTGATGAACTTCTTAAGTGCAAAATTCATAGATTGTCGTTTTTTCAAGCTTGACTAAATCTGTCAAATGTTATGATTTGCTACACATTGATGTTTGGGCTAACACTCTTTACATGCTCACAATTGCGGATGATTTTTTTGTAAGTGCACCTCAACTATGTTAATTAAGTACAAAAATCTTGTTTATGATACTctaactgattttttttttttaaaaattggctTATATATTCATGGAATTTCTTATGTtgtattttttgttgttgttataaGTCGTTAACCAAACAATTGTATTGTGATTGTTAGATTCAATTTAGGTATTTGTCTCAGACGTTTTAGATTTAAAGAGTGAAAAGTTAAGAGTTAAGACTTAAGACGATTGTTGTTCTAAAAGAACACAATGCAGTTATGCTCTATCTTTTGTAAgaattaaatgtataattttttaaaggattagttttaaattttctattttctcaTGATTATGTGGGATTTTCAAATGGAAAAAGGAgatacttttttaatatattagcaCACAATAGGTTCAATTTTCCTTAGATTTGTTGTTTATGTAATTAGTTTGACTACTAAACCAACTCAGAGTAAAAACAAATAGTAAATTAAAAGACATCCCTTCAAATAGTGGTCTTTGCCATAATAGCTTGGCTGAAACGTAATGgcaagaaattaaatatataaacaaacacATCCATTATCAATCATGATCttcacacatatatatacaaattaccAATTTCCACTCTACTTCCACAACAAGAAACAACTCATCTAATCACAAATGGCAATTATACCAACAAAAACTCTTATAACACTCTTGTCCCTAATATTTCTAGTAATAGGCTGCAATGCCGGAGGCATTGCCATTTATTGGGGCCAAAATGGATACGAGGGAACCCTATCCGAGACTTGTGCCACGGGCAACTATGACTTTGTAAACATAGCATTCCTTTCCACTTTCGGCAATGGACAAGCCCCCACAATCAACCTAGCCGGCCATTGCAATCCTTCAATCAACGAGTGCACAAAACTCAGCCCCGATATCAAATCTTGTCAAGCAAAAGGCATTAAGGTCATTCTTTCCATAGGAGGTGGAGCCGGTAGCTATTACCTCGCATCATCAGATGATGCGAGACAAGTCGCCACCTACCTTTGGAACAACTTCTTGGGTGGGACATCTTCATCGAGACCACTTGGTGATGCAATATTGGATGGAATCGACTTTGACATCGAGGGAGGGACTAACCAACATTGGGACGAGTTAGCTACTTACCTTTCAAAGTATAGCAATAGGGGCAAGAAAGTTTACTTAACGGCAGCACCTCAATGCCCTTTTCCAGATGCTTGGATTGGAAATGCACTTAAGACAGGATTATTCGACTATGTTTGGGTACAATTCTATAACAATCCCCCGTGCCAGTATGCAATTGGTGATGTTACCAATTTGGAAGATGCTTGGAAACAATGGATTTCGGATATTCCGGCAAGTAAGATATTTTTGGGTCTACCCGCGGCTCAAGATGCTGCTGGAAGTGGATTCATTCCTGTGGGAGATCTAAATGAGAAAGTGCTTCCGTTGATTAAGGGATCTAGTAAGTATGGAGGTGTGATGCTGTGGTCCAAGTATTATGATGATCAGACCGGATATAGTTCTTCTATAAAGGCTCATGTCTAAATTTGTAAAACTAAATCCTTGATTACTATATATTAAGTAAACAATGTATGTTACTTCAAACGTTTAtggtaataaatttaaaacatcttTCTAAtgtaaaataattgaaataaggTGTGTATCGCAATTATGTGTTGCAAAACTAAGCAATTATAGACCCATTTACCTAAATGAAACCCGAGAAACATGGCTAGAAAGAccttattttaaaaactcagGATGCCAACTCAAGATGCTATTTCCATCtagtatcatttataataaagacatatattttttggtttttatcTCCTTTTCTAGCCTAACGGCTACAAGAGGTTGATATTTTTCAGCCTCTTTATGGTTTTGTGTTCGAACTCGTCAAGCGACTAGTTATGCGcatagttaaatgattaagtgtgtttgtgtgctatatacttaatccgttatcccttttttttttattttttggttttatcacctattttcaatttaaatgaataaaaacaattaaattgagaaaataaaatacattttttatccttttaatatgaaataaatatgttattttaactttatttgcATTCTCATCCCACCAATgttatcaaaataattcaaattcctaaaagatatgttaattattatgtttgattctCTATTAGAACATTGTAATTTCTtacctttttaaaattttgaaattattatttatttgacttCATATTGATGAACactcaaattaaatattcaaatattctaaaaaatatgacTTTTTATTGCACTCCTAGAATCCTAAGCttcattatttgtaatatcaagattatataacttattgtaatattataattgtttattttttctttttatgtgaaaataaaaataaaaatttatttctttatcttttataatatggtgtcattattaaataaatataaataagacatcaacttattttttaattatttgttgaataacttaattcaatatatttatgaCTATCACAATTGCAACTCGGTAaccaatcaaatataatataggttagtgtataattatttataagtaaactTTTACCAGGTTAAAAAAAAGATAGTtagttaattttctcaaaataaaaaagagtacAATGTGAGTAATTTTATCTTTACAGAGCTCATAGGATACTAATTAAACGCTAGTTATCTTCTGGAAGTTtgagattaaaaattaatagtatGAATTTATAGGACTTAAACGCACGAGAACAAGTGAATATGGTTAGAAACAGACATTGCCCCAAAGATTGGGCCGACAAGGCCCATACGCATACTAGAAGGAAACCCTAACTCTATGTATAAATACAACTAAGCTTCTCTAGCCGCACAGCTCTCAAGGTATTACCTCCTCGAAAGAAGCCTCATTTGTCACAACCATGCTACATTTCATTTTCGACTTCGAGAGGCGACACTAAGTTTTCAATATATGTCTTCATTTTCTACTAGAAGGAATTGCAAAACGTCTACGTTATCAACATCAAGAATTGAATCTTCATTTTtggttagcgcgtttcacttGCGTTTCACTCGCGTTTCACTTGCGTTTCAGATTTTCTGATTTATAGTTCATTTTGTTCGATCgacactaatttatttttcaaatcacTGGATTTTGCAGGGATACAAGTAGATTCATTGTCAATTATGTCCTTGACATGAGACTTGGCTGATTAACGATGAGTTTGCTCTAAGCCTGAAGTGAAAGCGATGATCGATAGCAGGAGATCAATCTATTCAGACAAAATCTCTGCTTTTTGAGAAGCCTTCAACACGTAAAATTACATATCCAAGACTAAATCAAAAGATAGAGGACAAGTCATCGTTCAACTGTATGGTTAAAGTAGTTTGGTTAGACCAATTTGGTCCATCGCTACTTATCCAAATGTTGAGCGTTCAAACAAATAATTGGGAGTGTAGTTTAAGAGTTTTGTCAAATATAGAACTCTCCTAATATTTTGTCGTTAACTTATTTAATGTTAATcgcacattttatttatttattatattttttttaacatcaaataaacaaaacttaaatttatttatttatttattaatattaaaaaataacaaaattccAATTGTAGTTTCTCCGTCATCTGAAACATCGGGTTTTACTGAACCCCATGATTACCGCATATGGCAACAACGACAATTCTACTTCCTTGAATGTAGTCTTCTCCGCCACTCTTTTATCCCTCTGGACAACAACTCAACCGTCACTATTTGGCTACGTGACCTTGTTCCATCTGTCGATCACCGCCTTCTCGATACTTGTGCTCTAAAATTCTGAATCCATGCGCTCCCTCTAAAATTCTGTCATCTCTCTTGGCGTTCAACCATTGATAATAGCTAGCTCTATCTATGGTTACCACTGGGAAGATGGCTACCCAACGTTGAACATTCATATTTACGTGACATTGCTCCGTTCCATTTTCAATAGCCAAGAAGAAACCGTATTAATTGATGAGGTCGACGACTACGAGATTTTCGAATTGATGAAGAAGACATGGACAACGTTAGCGATAAATCCTGATCAATCCACAACTTATGCATGGTTGGACTTTtaggtccagcccaattaggcatttaattaaatgagaaaaaCCTAAGAATactgctcattctatcacttctagagagagaagacactctgcaaagaagaagaaacagaggagaagaaacagaggaagaagaaaagaaggaggcagtagatctcttacattttcaccttcaggttccaatttcttgttgtcttatatctagactagcttgagtctgaatgaaattggttttctctgtttgtgtACCTCAACttagggtttaaagttgagaagaacatttgtatctgtttcttgtttaaagtgaaatttgttggttggtcccgtggttttttacccttcaggttgagagggttttctacgtaaatctggtgttgttttgttctgtgcttgatcttctgttttagacttggataatctatgcatttacccatctcacatttctagattacagtataaaagtataaaattcccaacaagtggtatcagagctgttaggtttatttttgaagagtgcttttgtaggttgagatggaaggcaatagcacaatgatcatgttgacaaataataactggCATATTTGGAAATTCAAGATGGAGGATATCCTTTACTATAAAGACTTGTATGAGCCGGTTGAAGGAGATATTGCGATGCCAAAAGATATGTCTGACATGgattggacaaaattgaacCGGAAAGCAGTCGGCACAATCATACAGTGGCTTGATGATAGCGTGtaccaccatgtagcaagtgagaagagtgcacatgagttgtggaagaagttagagtcattgtatgagcaaAAAATAGTAGGTAACAAAGAGTTTCTGAttcgaaagttagtaaatctgaaattcagagaaggtgCAGGTGTTGCTGAGCATTAAAATGAGTTctagagcttgattaatcaattgttagtgatggagatgaccttagaagatgagctaCAAGTCTTATTGTTCTTGGAATCATTGCCCGACAGTTGagagacattggttgtgacagttAGTAATGCAACTCTGAATGGtgttcttactatgagtataaTTACTAtcagcttgttcaatgaggagacaagaagaaagtcaactaatacaa includes:
- the LOC124942793 gene encoding acidic endochitinase-like, whose amino-acid sequence is MAIIPTKTLITLLSLIFLVIGCNAGGIAIYWGQNGYEGTLSETCATGNYDFVNIAFLSTFGNGQAPTINLAGHCNPSINECTKLSPDIKSCQAKGIKVILSIGGGAGSYYLASSDDARQVATYLWNNFLGGTSSSRPLGDAILDGIDFDIEGGTNQHWDELATYLSKYSNRGKKVYLTAAPQCPFPDAWIGNALKTGLFDYVWVQFYNNPPCQYAIGDVTNLEDAWKQWISDIPASKIFLGLPAAQDAAGSGFIPVGDLNEKVLPLIKGSSKYGGVMLWSKYYDDQTGYSSSIKAHV